The genomic window TGTACTAGAGCATACGATTTAGGCGAAGGTTTTTCCAACCCTTTTGTTTGGGCAAACATTGCGTTAGATGTGAATATTGATATAAAAAACGAAAAGGCTCTAAAACAAAGAGTTACTGAGAAGATGCCAGAATGTAGTCATTGTTTACTTAAATGGAATTGTGCCGGAGATTGCTTGTTGCAATGTTATCAATTAAATGGAGACATGTATAAAGTATATGCAGATAGATGCAAAGCTAAAATACATTATATTGTCGAATATTTAAAAGTGGTTATTGGGGTTTCTAATTTTAAGGAAAGCTTAAAGGTTGCTAATAAGGATGTTGTGCTAATCCACTTTCCAGCGGTTACACCAATGCTCCCTCCTCCAGGAGTTAATTATTTGGCTAACTATTTACTTAATAAAGGAGTTCGTTGTGAAGTAATTGATGTTAACAAAGATATGTATTTTCAACATAAAGAAAACTGGAGTAAAACTTTTTCTTTTCAGAAAAATTATCAACAAGATAGTGGATTTGAGAAGTTCATAGATAAGTATTTAACTGGAATAGCCGAGATTGTTCTTAATAATAAATATAAACATGTTGGATTATCTTGTTTTGATAACACTTTTGACATTGTTAAGAAAACTTTGGAAATCATGAAGGAAAAAGGGATTAAGAATATTTTCCTTGGTGGTCCTGATGTTTTTATGGAAATAGAAACCTACAAAGATTTGCTCCGTAAGAATTTTGTTAGTGCACTTATTTTAAAAGAAGGAGAGTATAAAGTTTTGGAGTATGTGCAAGGTAATAACAGGATAAAAGGTGTTGTTACTAACAATAATATTGATGAAGATGTTGCTTGTTTTAAAGATGAAAAGACAATTAAAACTTCAGAAATACCTTGTTTAGAAAAAATGAGCGGGTTTATTGATGGTGTATTTTCACATCAAGTTATCCCTATATGTGCCTCAAGAGGCTGTAGTTCTAATTGTTCTTTTTGTTCACATAAAATCCTTTGGGATGGTTACAGATTAAAGGAAACTCAAGATGTTATTAATGAGATGCAGTTTTATCAAAAAAAATATAGCTGTAATTTGTTTTATTTTACAGATATGTTACTTAATGGTAGCTCCATTTGGTTAAAAGATTTTGTTTATAAATTATTACATTTGGAAGATAAAATGTATTGGAGTGCCTATGTTAGGATTGACCCAATGTTTAATGAAGAATTTTGCTTTAATATTGCTAAGGCTGGGGCAGTGTATCTTTCTTTTGGCATAGAGAGTAACTCTCAAAGAGTTTTGGATATTGTTAATAAAGGTACAAAAGTTGAGGATAATGAGATGGTTGTGGCTAATGTTGCTAAAGCAGGTATTTTTATTCATGCTTCTTTTATTCTGGGGCTTCCTTACGAAGAGGTTGCTGATGTTCTTGTGACACTTGAATTTATTAAAAGAAACATTTGGAATATAGACCATGTAGAGATTTTTTTCTTTGAGAATCTCCCTCAGTCATCTGGTTTTGAGTTGGCAAAGGAGTATTTGGAGCAGAAAGCAGACAAAGATTATTACCAATTAAAAAAACAATTATATGAAGAAATTATTGTAGATTTCAACAGGATAGGGTCAGGGTTTTTGTCATCAAGACAACTATATAGTGGTGAGGCTAATAATTTCAAGAAAGGATTGCATGAGTTTTATCGTAAAAAATATTTAGGAGAACAACCATTAGGTGATGAGAAATTTCTTGAGAACGCGGAGAGAATACATAGCTTTAAATTAGCACAAATTAAGTTGTTGGATGAATACATGGGGAAGATCTCCAGTTCATTCGTTCAATAGTTCATTGGTTGTGTAATTATTTTTTTATACCAATTGCAATAAATTGAGTTGTTGAACAAAACAATTGCTCTCTTTCATCCATTTCTTTTAAAATATTTAACCAATTATCGGCTTGTTCATTTGAGAGTAGTTTCATTTTAGTAATTTGCGTAACGGCTTTTTCTAAACCAAAATTATTGTTAATGGCGCTATAGGTTGTCAGCACATCTGAATCAAACGTTATTTTGAGTTGACTGAATCTTTCTTTGGGAAGAAGTTGTTTTAATTGTCTTCCAATCCAAGGATTTCTTACAACTTCTTCTGTGTAGGTCATAACCATTCTGGTTAATTGTCTGTCCGAATGATTTAGTATAACCGAGCCGCGATCTGGTTCAATGATGATTATAAGCCCATTATTTTTTAGTACCCGCAGAGCTTCACTTAAAACGTTTTGTGGGCTTACCATATGTTGTAGACTTCTTTTTATGCAAACGATATCAAAAACATTATCTTGATATTCCAGCTGATGGGCATCCATAGTTTGGTAGCGTACATTGTTGATTTTATGCGTAATGCTTACATTTGTTGCTTCTTTTGTAATGATATTAGAAATATCAATGCCAACTACTTTCCCTTGTTCCCCAGTGAGTTCTGCAAGTTCTAAGCAATCTTCCCCAAGCCCACATCCAATATCTAAGATGTAGGAACCTTTATTAATGAGATTTAGTGAGGAATAAGAGTTTTTTCTTTTTTTAATTTTTTTGAGCAGGTCCGGTGTTTGCATGTCTATGCCATCTAGTTTCAGAAAAGATGTAATTTGTTCTTTATCCAGATATAGGTCAATATTGTCCCAAATATAATTCATATAAAAAAGTATAACAAAAATACTGGATAAAATCATTAGATTAATGTACATTATAGCTAGGAAGATATTTATGTTTTGGTTTTTTATTTAGGGGGAATTTGTATGGAATTAAAGATTGCGTTGTGGAAAATAAATCCTAGAGAAGCTGTTAAATATATTAATGCTTATAAAAACAATGAACAGGTTGCTTTTAATCCTAAGATAGCTAAAAGAATGTTAGATGCTTTAGTCGTTGGTAATAATTTATCACCAGAGAAATCCTTAAGAATAATCCAAGAAAAGTTTAAAGAGTTTGAAAATGAAAAAGTTCAAGCACTTGTCAATGTTCTTTTATCAGATTCACCAAAAGGAATAATACCTTTAATTGAATCAAGACTAGTTTCCAAAGACGTTTCGTTGTTATGTGCTTCAGCTTATAATAGTCTAAAGGTAGCCGCTTTTATGTTGGAAAATAAGGCAAACATTAATGTTGTTGATTCTGATGGTTGGACTCCACTTATTACTTCTTTAGTATATGGGCATGAAAGAATGTTTGGTTTCTTAATTGGAAAGGGAGCCGACGTTAATGCCCGTGGTAGCAAATATGGAACAACTGCCTTGATGATAGCCGCTCTTAAGGGTGATTTAGATAAAATAGTTTTGCTTTACAATAAAGGTGCTGATATTAATTTAAGAATGTCAGATAATAGCACTGCGCTTTCTATGGCTAAAAGAGCTAATAGTTTAGGTGTAGTAAATTACTTACAATCCATCGGTGCAAACGAATAATCTGTATGACATTTATTATTGGCCTGATGATCCCCAGTCAGAACGTGGAAAAAAATATTTAGAAGAAACTATTTCTTATTTTAAGTTATTGTTAACGAATTACTCTCTACCTGCTCAATTTTTGGATAAGGAAGAATTAAATGTTTTAGAAATATGTGCAGGTTCAGGATATGGTTCATTAGCTTTCTCTTCATTATTTCCAAATAAAAAAATAAATGTATTAATTACAGACAAAAGAGACCTTTTAATGGAGAGTGCGAGGCTATCGGCAATGCTGGAAATAAATAATTCAAGCTTTAAAAAACTGGAAGCGTTGAAGATATCAGAACTAAATAAAAAATTTGATGTGATAATTATGTATGGACTTTCTACTCCACATTTCCCTCCTAAAGAAATAATTAAGTTATATTCAACTATTAAAGAGTCATTAACATTTGATGGGGTTTTTATAGTGCAAGAAATGGATAGAAGAAAGGTAATGTTTTTAGATGGAAACTACTATAAGAAAGCCTTTGCTGAAGGGTATGGGGAAAGACTGATAAGTGAGGAAAAAAATTATAATATTGAGGATGGGATGATTGAACGAGAATATTATTCAGAGAAAGATCCCTCTAAACGAGTGTCGACTAAATCCTTTTTTTGGAGTATAGCTGAAACAGATGCATTGTTGTCGTTGTTTTGGAATAAAGTTGAAAAAGTTTCTCTTGGCGGAGATAAGTTTTTTTTATTAGCTTCAGAAATGAATTAAAACTAAACCCTCTCTGTCAGGCGATGTATTGAGCTTGTCGAAATAAGAGGGTGGCGTGTTGAGTATTGTTTTGAAAAATATGAGATTATTTACGTCGGGTGAGGTTAATGAACCATAATATATCGATGCATGGGTTTTCTTGTAACCTTCGATATTAATATTGAGAAAACAAAATAATAAAACCCTCTCTGTCAGGAGAGGGTGGCGATAAAAAGGAGAATTTAAAGTTCTCTGAAACTTACGCCGGGTGAGGTAAAACAAAAATTAAGGGGGGATTCAGATGGTAGATTTAATAAATGCAAATGGTTCAATAAATTTTAGTGTAGCGGCAGGTGGGGATAATGAATTAACAGCACAGGAGCTTGTTACAGCTTTAAGGGCTGAAGGTAAAAGTGACGCTGAAATTAAAACAATGATGCAGAATATTGAAATTAACGTTGATACGGCTGATGGTGCTGTAACTTTTGATCTTGATGATGCTACCGATATTGGAGTCCTTGATTTTGATAGATTAACTATTACTGATACCGATGAAACTGCCACTCATTTTGAAATATTTATTGCAGATACTGATGGCCTTATCCTTAATACAAATACGGTTGGAAAAGCTAGAGCTGATGGTAGTTCAAATATAGGGTCTGTTAAAGTAGAAGACACTGATTCTGCTGGTATTACGTATGTGAATAATGCTTTAAGTGTTATTTTGGATGAAACTGGTTGGGAATCGCTACAGAATAATGATACTTCTCAATATGAGTTAATTTATAAAATTGATAATAGCGTTACTCTAATTGGCGCTGTATCTGGGTTTGATAATACTATCTCTGTTTCTGGTGATTTGGATTTTATACAAGCTGATGGCGATCATAATGACGGTATCATTAATATTAAAATTGATGTTTCGAGCACTGTCGCATCAGACCTTATTTATGACGTTAATATAACAGATACAGTTTCAACTCTAGATGACAATAATCTAGGTAATCTTGCTGGTGGTGTTGAAGTTCATGTGTATCAAGATGCAAATATAAAGAATACCATGGGGAACATAAGCGTAGATACAGACACCACAATTGGCAGAGAAACCACAAGAAGAGCCGCTTATGGATATCAATTACAAAACTGGGTTGATCAAAGAGCAGAGGATGCTGAAAAAAAATCAATTATTTATGATGGTAAGCCCTATGATGAAGACTGGATTAAAGGAATGGCTGCAGCAATGCTTGATGATACAAAAACAGAATATTTGGGTATTAATATTGCTAAATTTGTAACTGATTTAAAAGATGAAAAAGTTGCTATATCAAAGAAGGCACCTGATGGATCATCTTCGACTAATCCAGCCGCTCCTACGACGACGTATACTTTTGATGCAAAAGATTGGCAAATAGGTAAAGCCGCTGGGTTATGGCATGGATTTAAAATTAGTACAGATCCGACTAAATCTAATGAAAAGAATAGTGGAGGAACATTTTATTTGCCACCAGAGATTTATAATCAGTTGAAAGCTACTCATTCTACAATATTTGGAGCACTAGGTGCTGGTAATGTTTCATCAGGTAGTTATTCAAATTACGGTAATGGTAGTATAGCTAATCTTAAAGTTGAGTGGCCAGCTGGTTCAGGTACCCAAGTAAAGGTTATGGACCTTATTGCTGGAGGTGGAACAATAAAGACTGAAACTGATAATAGGGTTGATGCCAACGGAATCACAACTGGAAAGGTGGATGATTTTGAGTTACTTCTAGGAGATATTAAACTAGGTAGTATAGCGTATGGTGATAAGCTTGATGCTGTTTGTCGAAATTGTGACCCAGTTGCTATGATTATTTTTGAACAAGCTAGTGGTGATCTTTCAAACCTCAAGGCGACTACTGAAAATAGTATTGAATTATTGGGTAGAGACTATAGTAAGAGAGCTGTAGGTGATGCTTCATTAGCTCAGAAGTATAATGTAGAGATTCAAACAGGTGTGTTTATGGGTGGCCTTGAGTCAGCTGGCACTGGTGTTGAAGGAGTTACAGATGGTCCAACTGCATATATTAACCAAGGCATTTATCGTCCAGACTCTGGTCAGGTATATAATGTTACTGGAAAAGTTGGAGATGAAGCTACTTATGTTGACGGATATACAAGTATTACTGGTCAGGTTGTAGATGATCAAATTCATACCAGGGTGTATACTGGTGAAGTAAGAATTAGTAACGAGTTTAGAGATTTCTTAAATCAGCATTTAGGTTTACTAATTACAATGATGGATACTGATACTTCCGAAGTTGGAGATATGACAGATGTTCCAACAATTGCTGAATTTTTAAGTGGGAACGCTCCATCTTCCTATTATAATGATGATTTAGCAGCATTTTTCCTATCACATCCTGATGAAAAGATTAATCCAAGTTTGTTCAATCGTATGTTGACTGCATATGCAGATGGTCAAATAAGTGTAGAGAACTTTGCTCCTTTAATAAATGTGGATAATACCCAAGATATGTTTCAAATATTTATGAATCTAGGTATTGCAGAGAGTGGGGATATTAATCCAAAAATTGTTGATCTTTTTGATAACATGAATGAGAGTTCGTTAATGTTAGGTATCGAAACATTGTTAGAGTATGTAGGCGCAGAAGCTGTAGCTTCTATTTACTATCAGGTGGGGAATGAGACTGCGTTCAATAATGCATTAAGTA from Candidatus Margulisiibacteriota bacterium includes these protein-coding regions:
- a CDS encoding radical SAM protein; protein product: AMMFNPVHSFLGRSQQQDHSAKRDVDLMAFAKNYLRVKQKADKEGIYLVSDFLPDFYQYIPRNYQCDACKSGVGVYGNGDICSCTRAYDLGEGFSNPFVWANIALDVNIDIKNEKALKQRVTEKMPECSHCLLKWNCAGDCLLQCYQLNGDMYKVYADRCKAKIHYIVEYLKVVIGVSNFKESLKVANKDVVLIHFPAVTPMLPPPGVNYLANYLLNKGVRCEVIDVNKDMYFQHKENWSKTFSFQKNYQQDSGFEKFIDKYLTGIAEIVLNNKYKHVGLSCFDNTFDIVKKTLEIMKEKGIKNIFLGGPDVFMEIETYKDLLRKNFVSALILKEGEYKVLEYVQGNNRIKGVVTNNNIDEDVACFKDEKTIKTSEIPCLEKMSGFIDGVFSHQVIPICASRGCSSNCSFCSHKILWDGYRLKETQDVINEMQFYQKKYSCNLFYFTDMLLNGSSIWLKDFVYKLLHLEDKMYWSAYVRIDPMFNEEFCFNIAKAGAVYLSFGIESNSQRVLDIVNKGTKVEDNEMVVANVAKAGIFIHASFILGLPYEEVADVLVTLEFIKRNIWNIDHVEIFFFENLPQSSGFELAKEYLEQKADKDYYQLKKQLYEEIIVDFNRIGSGFLSSRQLYSGEANNFKKGLHEFYRKKYLGEQPLGDEKFLENAERIHSFKLAQIKLLDEYMGKISSSFVQ
- a CDS encoding methyltransferase domain-containing protein, which gives rise to MNYIWDNIDLYLDKEQITSFLKLDGIDMQTPDLLKKIKKRKNSYSSLNLINKGSYILDIGCGLGEDCLELAELTGEQGKVVGIDISNIITKEATNVSITHKINNVRYQTMDAHQLEYQDNVFDIVCIKRSLQHMVSPQNVLSEALRVLKNNGLIIIIEPDRGSVILNHSDRQLTRMVMTYTEEVVRNPWIGRQLKQLLPKERFSQLKITFDSDVLTTYSAINNNFGLEKAVTQITKMKLLSNEQADNWLNILKEMDEREQLFCSTTQFIAIGIKK
- a CDS encoding class I SAM-dependent methyltransferase translates to MQTNNLYDIYYWPDDPQSERGKKYLEETISYFKLLLTNYSLPAQFLDKEELNVLEICAGSGYGSLAFSSLFPNKKINVLITDKRDLLMESARLSAMLEINNSSFKKLEALKISELNKKFDVIIMYGLSTPHFPPKEIIKLYSTIKESLTFDGVFIVQEMDRRKVMFLDGNYYKKAFAEGYGERLISEEKNYNIEDGMIEREYYSEKDPSKRVSTKSFFWSIAETDALLSLFWNKVEKVSLGGDKFFLLASEMN
- a CDS encoding ankyrin repeat domain-containing protein, with product MELKIALWKINPREAVKYINAYKNNEQVAFNPKIAKRMLDALVVGNNLSPEKSLRIIQEKFKEFENEKVQALVNVLLSDSPKGIIPLIESRLVSKDVSLLCASAYNSLKVAAFMLENKANINVVDSDGWTPLITSLVYGHERMFGFLIGKGADVNARGSKYGTTALMIAALKGDLDKIVLLYNKGADINLRMSDNSTALSMAKRANSLGVVNYLQSIGANE